Within Pseudomonas sp. LBUM920, the genomic segment GGGTGCCGCTCGTCATGCTTGCTGATGGCGCCGTGCGACTTTTGTGCAAAAGCCATGGCGCGCCATGGCCGCGTAACATGGCTGGTTAACATAGCCGAGTAATATGGCACTTCAACGGCCAGTTGTTGCCTGATGGGTGTCGTTGCAAGTCGATTGTCCGGGAAACCCGCTTTATGCAAACCGCCTACACCGTTCTTATTCTGCTGATGCTGGTCAGCGTTTCGCGCCTGGTCGGGCGCATCATTCCTCTGCCGTTGCCCCTGGTGCAGATCGCCGCCGGCGCCTTGCTGGCCTGGCCGACCCTCGGGCTGCATGTGGCGCTGGACCCTGAGTTGTTTCTGTTTCTGTTCCTGCCACCGCTGTTGTTCTCGGATGGCTGGCGCATGCCCAAGCGCGAGTTCTGGCGATTGCGTGGCCCGATTCTGACGTTGGCGGTGGGGCTGGTGCTGTTCACCGTGGTGGGCGCCGGGTATTTCATTCATTGGATATTGCCTACGATCCCATTGCCGGTGGCCTTCGCCCTGGCGGCGGTTTTATCGCCGACGGATGCCGTGGCGGTGTCGGCCATTGCCCAGAATCGTCTGCCCAAGCCGTTGATGCACATGCTTCAGGGCGAAGCGTTGATGAATGATGCCTCGGGTCTGGTGACCTTCAAGTTCGCCCTGGCGGCGGCGCTGACCGGCGTGTTTTCCCTGGCGGATGCCAGCCTGACTTTTGTGCTGGTCGCCGTGGGAGGCTTGGCGGTTGGCGTGGCGCTGAGCTGGCTGGTGGGCCGTTTGCGCGCCTGGATGATCGCGCGCGGTTGGGATGACCCGGCCACGCATGTGGTGTTCATGTTGCTGTTGCCGTTTGCGGCCTATGTATTGGCGGAGCGCCTGGGCGCATCGGGCATTCTCTCGGCGGTGGCCGCGGGCATGATGCAAAGCTGGCTCGACCTGTTGCCGCGCCAGACCAGCACGCGCTTGCTTAACCGCAGTGTCTGGTCGCTGCTGGAGTTTGCCTTCAATGGCCTGATCTTCCTGCTGTTGGGCCTGCAACTGCCGGACATCATCAAGGCGGTGGTCAGCCATGAGACAACGTTGTGGCCCACCCTGCTGTATCGCTGCCTGGACGTGATTGCGATCTTTGTGGTGCTGGTGGTGTTGCGCTTTATCTGGGTGCAGAGCATCTGGCGCCTGTCGGGTTTACTGCGGCGCCTGCGGGGCAAAAGCGAACTGACCATGGTGCCGACCGCGCGCTCCTGCTGGCTATTGACGGTCGGCGGCGTACGCGGTGCGGTGACCCTGGCCGGTGTGATGTCGGTGCCCCTGCTGCTGGCGCCGGGCGCGGCCTTCCCCGAGCGCGACCTGCTGATTTTCATCGCTGCCGGGGTGATTTTGCTATCGCTGATCGCCGCTTGCATCGCGCTGCCGTTGCTGTTGCGCGGCATCGAGCAAAGTCCCGATGAAAAGCGTCATAACGAAGTGCGCGAGGCGTGGAAAAAGACCGCCGTGGCGGCGATCCATGCCCTTGAAGCGGAAGAACCCGCCGAAACCGAAACCTCGGACGCCGCTCAGGCCGCACTGGCGGCTGAGCTCAAGGCGCGGCTGATGTCGGAATATCGCCATCAGCTGGAAGTGTTCAATGACTCCGCCGACGCCCAGGCGCTGGCGCTGCAGATGGACCAGCTGGAGCGTAAATTACGCCTCAAGGCCCTGCGAGCGCAGCGATTGGAGTTGTACAGCTTGAGCCGTCATCACCAGATTGGTGATGACGTTTTGCGCGAAGTGCTGGCGGATCTGGACATGAGTGAGGCGAACCTGGGTCATGTGAAATGACCCATGAGTGTCAGCGGCGGCGCTGAATGAAGTCGCGAATGCGCTCCGCCGCTTCAACACACTCCGCCAACGGTGCAACCAGCGCCATGCGCACGCGCCCGGCGCCTGGGTTGGCGCCGTCCACGTCCCGGGACAGGTACGAACCTGGCACCACGGTCACGTGTTCTTCCACGAACAGGTCACGGCAGAACGCAGCGTCGTCGCCATTCACGTTCGGCCACAGGTAAAACCCGCCGTCCGGGCTTTGTACGTCCAGCACCGGCTTGAGAATGGCCAGCACGGCGTCAAACTTCTCGCGGTACAGGTCACGGTTGGCCAGCACGTGGGCTTCATCCTGCCAGGCCGCGATGCTCGCCCGTTGGGTTTGCACCGGCATCGCGCAGCCATGGTAGGTGCGGTACAGCAGGAAGGCCTTGAGGATGTCGGCATCGCCGGCCACAAAGCCCGAGCGCAGGCCCGGCAGGTTGGAGCGCTTGGACAGGCTGTGGAAGACCACGCAGCGTTTGAAGTCCTGACGGCCGAGCTCGACGCAGGCACTGAGCAGGCCGGGCGGCGGGGTGTGTTCGTCGAAGTACAACTCGCTGTAGCACTCGTCGGCGGCGATGACGAAGTCGTACTCGTCGGCCAGGGCGATGAGCTTTTTCAGGGTGTCGACCGGAATCAGCGCTCCGGTGGGGTTGCCCGGCGAGCACAGGAACAGGATCTGGCAGCGTTTCCAGATGTCCGGCGACACGGCGTCAAAATCCGGGTTGAAACCGTTGGCGTCCAGGCACGGCAAGTAATGCGGCTTAGCGCCGGCCAGGAACGCGGCGCCTTCGTAGATCTGGTAGAACGGGTTCGGGCTTACTACCAATGCGTCGTCAGCGCGGTTGACCACGGTCTGGGTGAAGGCAAACAGCGCTTCACGGGTGCCGTTGACCGGCAGGATATTGCGCGCCGGGTCCAGCCAACCCTTGGGCACGTTGAAGCGGCGTTCGCACCAGGCGCCGATGGCCTCGCGCAATGCCGGGATGCCCAGCGTCGTCGGGTACACGGCCATCTGGTCGAGGTTGTCAGCCAGCGCCTTGGCAACGAACTCCGGCGATGTGTGCTTGGGCTCACCGATGGACAGCGCAATCGGGCGTTTGTCCGGGTTCGGCGTGACGCTGCCGAGCAGGGCGCGCAGTTTCTCGAACGGGTAGGGCTGCAGCTGGTTCAGGGCGTTGTTCATCGCAAGTCTCATTCAATTCGGTTGTAAGCGTGCGTTCTGCCGGGCAAAGCCATTCAAATGTGGGAGCGGGCTTGCTCGCGAATGCGGTGCATCAGTCAATCCATGTGTACCTGACCCACTGAATTCGCGAGCAACCCCGCTCCCACACCAGTGCGCCCACACAGTGATAACAGGTGTTCAAATAGTCAGGCGCGTCAGCTCGACACCGGGCTCCTGGGTCACGCTCAGTTGCTGCACGATCGCAGCCTGCAAGCGTCGGCACAGTTCAGGGTCGGACAGCGGCTGGTTGTCGGCGTCGGTAATGAAGAACACGTCCTCCACGCGCTCGCCGAGGGTCGCAATCTTGGCGTTCTGCAACGACAGGTCGAACTCCAGGAAAATCCCGCCGATGCGCGCCAGCAAGCCGGGACGGTCCGGCGCGCTGAGTTCCAGTACGGTCACCGGGCGCTGGGCGTCGTTGGAAATGGTCACCTGAGGCGCAAAGGCAAAGTGCTTGAGCTGACGCGGTACCCGACGCTGGATGATCGTCGGGTAATCGTCCGGGTTACGCAGTGCTTCGGTCAGGCCTTCGCGGATCTTTTTCACGCGCACCGGGTTATCGCCGATGGAGTCGCCGTCGGTGTCGAGCACGATGTAGGTGTCGAGGGTGAACTGACTGCTTGAGGTGATGACCCGCGCGTCATGGATGTTCAGGTTCAACTGGTCCATGGCCGCCACGGTCACGGCGAAGAAGTCGTGCTGGTCGGGCGCATAGATGAAGATCTGCGTGCCGCCTTCGAATTCGCGCTGGGTGGTTTCTTTGATCAGTACCAGCGGGCCACCATCGGCGGGCTGCTGCA encodes:
- a CDS encoding Na+/H+ antiporter, translated to MQTAYTVLILLMLVSVSRLVGRIIPLPLPLVQIAAGALLAWPTLGLHVALDPELFLFLFLPPLLFSDGWRMPKREFWRLRGPILTLAVGLVLFTVVGAGYFIHWILPTIPLPVAFALAAVLSPTDAVAVSAIAQNRLPKPLMHMLQGEALMNDASGLVTFKFALAAALTGVFSLADASLTFVLVAVGGLAVGVALSWLVGRLRAWMIARGWDDPATHVVFMLLLPFAAYVLAERLGASGILSAVAAGMMQSWLDLLPRQTSTRLLNRSVWSLLEFAFNGLIFLLLGLQLPDIIKAVVSHETTLWPTLLYRCLDVIAIFVVLVVLRFIWVQSIWRLSGLLRRLRGKSELTMVPTARSCWLLTVGGVRGAVTLAGVMSVPLLLAPGAAFPERDLLIFIAAGVILLSLIAACIALPLLLRGIEQSPDEKRHNEVREAWKKTAVAAIHALEAEEPAETETSDAAQAALAAELKARLMSEYRHQLEVFNDSADAQALALQMDQLERKLRLKALRAQRLELYSLSRHHQIGDDVLREVLADLDMSEANLGHVK
- the dapC gene encoding succinyldiaminopimelate transaminase; the protein is MNNALNQLQPYPFEKLRALLGSVTPNPDKRPIALSIGEPKHTSPEFVAKALADNLDQMAVYPTTLGIPALREAIGAWCERRFNVPKGWLDPARNILPVNGTREALFAFTQTVVNRADDALVVSPNPFYQIYEGAAFLAGAKPHYLPCLDANGFNPDFDAVSPDIWKRCQILFLCSPGNPTGALIPVDTLKKLIALADEYDFVIAADECYSELYFDEHTPPPGLLSACVELGRQDFKRCVVFHSLSKRSNLPGLRSGFVAGDADILKAFLLYRTYHGCAMPVQTQRASIAAWQDEAHVLANRDLYREKFDAVLAILKPVLDVQSPDGGFYLWPNVNGDDAAFCRDLFVEEHVTVVPGSYLSRDVDGANPGAGRVRMALVAPLAECVEAAERIRDFIQRRR